The Chryseolinea soli genome contains a region encoding:
- a CDS encoding cupin domain-containing protein, with protein sequence MKALGIISLLLSLISLQSSGQTAKSFDPAALPKGNKAPESYFKGNVWVYPLAQDSLAYWSIAKVTFEAGAHSNWHTHSGKQVLVITEGTGYLKEHGKSLQILKKGDVVTIQPGVKHWHGATPESGFVQVVMNPEIKNGVVTWLERVSDEEYQSKE encoded by the coding sequence ATGAAAGCACTTGGAATAATCTCATTACTTCTCAGTCTGATATCGCTTCAAAGCAGTGGTCAGACCGCCAAATCCTTTGACCCCGCCGCCCTGCCAAAAGGGAACAAAGCCCCTGAATCATATTTCAAAGGTAATGTCTGGGTATATCCCCTAGCACAAGACTCACTGGCCTACTGGTCGATTGCCAAGGTCACTTTCGAAGCAGGCGCACATAGCAACTGGCACACCCATTCCGGGAAACAAGTGCTCGTGATCACCGAAGGAACCGGCTATCTTAAAGAGCATGGCAAATCATTACAAATACTAAAAAAAGGAGACGTCGTTACGATCCAACCCGGTGTGAAACACTGGCATGGTGCGACACCCGAAAGTGGTTTTGTTCAAGTGGTCATGAATCCGGAAATAAAGAACGGGGTCGTGACTTGGCTCGAACGGGTATCGGATGAAGAATATCAAAGCAAAGAATAA
- a CDS encoding nuclear transport factor 2 family protein, which translates to MKSLSLLILVCCGFITWGQAKKSSIPANFVRDYYQAYSNTPTAGRLSPFYADSVTIDDPTYDWVGKTKERIFRNFDQNNINNHYTWRVDQQIVRGDTLVTEGLLAARYADAPYEMRFVNIFHFKDGKIIKQYDYYDNKDWYAVVDAHNKKRNRETDEATLRNLKQVQWPKAYREQDTVLLDRILADEFQMIDSDGVPSTKKDQLAYIKTHKPTYLSFEFKIERLDLFENNTAVVSGTGTIRAKDKKGWYDVLYQSSNVLIKRNGEWRAISSHTSGDKIVRK; encoded by the coding sequence ATGAAATCACTCTCCCTCCTGATCCTGGTCTGTTGTGGCTTCATCACCTGGGGCCAGGCAAAAAAAAGTAGTATCCCTGCCAACTTTGTGAGGGACTACTACCAAGCCTATTCCAACACGCCCACCGCCGGACGGCTTTCGCCATTTTACGCGGATTCGGTTACTATTGACGACCCCACCTACGACTGGGTCGGAAAAACGAAGGAGCGCATTTTCCGGAATTTCGATCAGAACAACATCAACAATCACTATACGTGGAGAGTCGATCAGCAAATTGTACGGGGAGATACACTCGTAACCGAAGGCTTATTGGCCGCCCGGTATGCAGACGCTCCGTATGAGATGAGGTTTGTGAACATCTTTCATTTTAAAGATGGCAAGATCATCAAACAATATGACTACTACGACAACAAGGACTGGTATGCCGTAGTAGACGCCCACAACAAAAAGCGAAATCGGGAGACGGACGAAGCCACGTTAAGAAACCTGAAGCAAGTACAATGGCCAAAAGCCTACCGGGAGCAGGACACAGTGCTGCTCGACCGCATCCTGGCCGACGAATTTCAAATGATCGACTCCGATGGCGTTCCGTCCACCAAGAAGGACCAACTCGCCTACATCAAAACCCACAAGCCGACCTACCTCTCCTTCGAATTCAAGATCGAAAGGCTTGACCTCTTCGAAAACAATACCGCCGTTGTTTCGGGCACGGGCACCATCCGGGCGAAAGACAAGAAGGGATGGTATGATGTGCTCTATCAATCCTCCAATGTGCTCATCAAGCGAAACGGCGAATGGCGGGCGATCTCGTCGCATACCTCGGGGGACAAGATCGTGCGGAAGTAA
- a CDS encoding DUF1059 domain-containing protein has product MKTMTCKQLGGACAQTFTANTFDEIAMMVSKHAREKVQQGDAAHIEAMNAMRASMTSQDAMTAWMDEKREIFNNTPDDNG; this is encoded by the coding sequence ATGAAAACGATGACCTGTAAGCAATTGGGCGGAGCCTGCGCCCAGACCTTTACGGCAAACACCTTTGATGAGATCGCCATGATGGTGAGCAAGCACGCCCGTGAAAAGGTCCAGCAAGGAGATGCCGCGCATATTGAGGCGATGAATGCCATGCGAGCCAGCATGACTTCCCAAGACGCCATGACGGCCTGGATGGATGAAAAGCGGGAAATATTCAATAACACACCGGACGACAACGGATAA
- a CDS encoding putative quinol monooxygenase yields MISRLLTTLLFAVMFYSNVSAQDENKQMVRLARLIIDAKQLKQYIAILKEEAEESVRIEPGVLTLFAVQEKDNPTHFTILEIYADSAAYRSHLQTPHFIRYKTSTKDMVKSLELVETTPLIPNMKIKVDSAAIKKKKH; encoded by the coding sequence ATGATCTCAAGATTACTAACCACCCTCCTATTCGCCGTCATGTTTTACAGCAATGTTTCCGCGCAGGATGAAAATAAGCAAATGGTCCGCCTGGCCAGACTAATTATCGATGCCAAGCAGTTGAAGCAGTACATAGCGATTTTGAAGGAAGAAGCTGAAGAGTCCGTGCGAATAGAACCCGGAGTGCTCACCTTGTTTGCTGTTCAAGAAAAGGATAATCCAACCCATTTCACGATCCTGGAAATCTACGCTGACTCTGCTGCCTACCGGTCGCATTTACAAACTCCACACTTTATTCGCTATAAAACGAGCACAAAGGACATGGTTAAGTCTCTCGAACTTGTTGAAACCACACCCCTGATTCCCAACATGAAAATCAAAGTGGATAGTGCAGCGATAAAGAAAAAAAAGCACTAA
- a CDS encoding epoxide hydrolase family protein encodes MKPFKIEVPQEVLNDLSTRLKQTRWTDEPENAGWSYGTNPDFLRDLVTYWQNEYDWRKHEAEINKHPQFKVDIDGVTIHYIHVKGKGQGTSPLILTHGWPDSFYRFLKVIPLLNASFDVVIPSIPGFGFSQQTALNVDRVADLFNQLMTKVLGYTNYFAAGGDMGTVVTKSMAVQYPETIKAIHLTDVGYPNGTEDWSTMTPEEQAFGQQIQQWFFTEGAFNMIQSTRPQTLGYALNDSPVGLASWMMEKFYAWSDHDGNIENCLTKDELITNVMIYWVSQSINSSIRVYAENARASYMGGLKSSQRVEVPTGISLFPKEAQFPRAWAERMANVASFSVMKKGGHFAALEVPDLYAKELINFFGQQK; translated from the coding sequence ATGAAACCTTTTAAGATCGAAGTGCCCCAGGAAGTATTGAACGATTTATCAACACGGTTAAAGCAGACCCGTTGGACGGACGAACCAGAAAATGCCGGCTGGAGCTATGGTACCAACCCCGACTTTTTGCGCGACCTGGTGACGTACTGGCAAAATGAATATGACTGGCGAAAGCACGAAGCCGAGATCAACAAACACCCGCAGTTTAAAGTTGATATCGATGGTGTGACCATTCACTATATACATGTCAAAGGAAAAGGGCAGGGGACCTCACCCCTTATACTTACCCACGGATGGCCCGACTCCTTCTATCGCTTTCTCAAAGTTATTCCATTGCTCAACGCTTCTTTCGATGTTGTCATTCCCTCGATACCGGGCTTTGGTTTTTCACAACAAACGGCGTTGAATGTCGATCGTGTGGCGGATTTGTTTAACCAGTTGATGACAAAAGTGCTGGGCTACACCAACTATTTTGCCGCGGGAGGCGATATGGGAACAGTCGTCACCAAGTCAATGGCGGTACAATACCCGGAAACCATAAAAGCCATTCATTTGACCGATGTTGGTTATCCCAACGGCACCGAAGACTGGAGCACCATGACCCCGGAAGAACAAGCTTTCGGGCAGCAGATCCAGCAATGGTTCTTTACCGAAGGAGCATTCAACATGATCCAGTCCACAAGACCACAGACCCTGGGCTACGCGTTGAATGACAGCCCCGTGGGACTCGCGTCGTGGATGATGGAGAAGTTTTATGCCTGGAGCGACCACGATGGAAATATTGAGAATTGTTTAACAAAAGATGAGTTGATCACCAACGTCATGATCTATTGGGTTAGTCAGTCGATCAATTCCTCCATCAGGGTTTACGCCGAAAACGCACGGGCCAGTTATATGGGAGGTTTAAAATCTTCGCAGCGGGTTGAAGTGCCCACGGGAATCTCGCTCTTTCCTAAGGAAGCTCAGTTTCCCAGAGCATGGGCCGAACGAATGGCCAACGTCGCAAGCTTCTCGGTGATGAAAAAAGGTGGCCACTTTGCAGCGTTGGAAGTACCGGATCTTTATGCTAAAGAACTTATCAACTTCTTTGGTCAGCAAAAGTAA
- a CDS encoding helix-turn-helix domain-containing protein produces the protein MEKEIEKLTSVAQFNSRRGQETLHPLVSVLDQSKSKPITANRYLTEIYVIFLKDFRCEEFQYGRNKYDYQEETLLFMAPGQVFGFDLPDDVTVQPSGWALVFHPDLIKGTSLGRKMDEYGFFSYDATEALHISERERQIVLDCFRKIREELERSIDKHSRNLIISNIELFLNYCVRFYERQFVTRESANKDVLTRFESLLKAYFESDLPKTLGLPTVAYCAGELNLSSNYFGDMLKKETGKSALDYIQAKVIDLAKERIFDRSKSISEIAYEMGYKYPQHFTRLFKQRVGMSPMEYRTAN, from the coding sequence ATGGAAAAGGAAATAGAGAAATTGACCAGCGTCGCTCAATTTAATTCGCGCAGGGGGCAGGAGACATTGCACCCCTTGGTAAGTGTTCTGGATCAGTCCAAATCCAAACCCATCACCGCCAACCGGTACCTGACGGAAATCTATGTCATCTTCCTAAAGGATTTCCGGTGTGAAGAGTTTCAATACGGAAGAAACAAATATGACTACCAGGAAGAGACCTTGTTATTCATGGCGCCGGGACAAGTGTTTGGGTTTGATTTGCCCGATGACGTCACCGTCCAGCCGAGCGGGTGGGCCTTGGTATTTCACCCGGATCTAATAAAGGGAACGTCTCTGGGGCGAAAAATGGATGAGTATGGATTCTTCTCTTACGACGCAACAGAAGCGTTGCATATTTCGGAAAGGGAAAGGCAGATCGTACTCGACTGTTTCCGAAAGATCAGGGAGGAACTGGAGCGCAGCATCGACAAGCACAGCAGAAATCTGATCATCAGTAACATCGAACTGTTCCTAAATTACTGCGTTCGTTTCTATGAACGCCAGTTTGTGACACGCGAGTCGGCGAACAAGGATGTTTTGACGCGATTTGAATCTTTGCTCAAAGCATACTTCGAATCCGATTTGCCCAAAACGCTCGGGCTCCCCACCGTTGCCTATTGTGCAGGAGAATTAAATCTATCGTCCAATTATTTTGGTGATATGCTCAAGAAGGAAACAGGCAAATCGGCCTTGGACTATATTCAAGCGAAAGTGATCGACCTGGCGAAAGAAAGGATCTTCGATCGGAGTAAATCGATCAGTGAAATAGCCTACGAAATGGGATACAAATACCCACAGCACTTTACGCGATTGTTTAAGCAGCGTGTTGGCATGTCGCCGATGGAGTATCGAACAGCAAATTGA
- a CDS encoding helix-turn-helix domain-containing protein: MKGSLPIPYLKELPDGGVNLVIELNDKTVNTIYPEGNLQKKHEVKRAWISGLQKQAILYKNNTDSTIISVRFTTGGFFCLTKIPITAIDHVGIEAEALLGRSFSHLYERIINASGSSEMFALIENYFLQYRMDHSTEHEIVRFIDENIDKPIDWLIHKSGYSQKHVIHLLKKHAGFSPKYLQRLYRFQLVIKEVQNQQNKIDWFSVVHRYGYYDQAHLIKDFSHFSGISPTDYVNSQAAIAENSLVSDMILKLPS; this comes from the coding sequence GTGAAAGGATCTTTACCCATTCCATATTTGAAAGAATTGCCGGATGGTGGAGTGAATCTGGTGATCGAACTGAATGATAAGACCGTCAACACCATTTATCCCGAAGGAAACCTTCAAAAAAAACATGAAGTGAAGCGGGCGTGGATTTCCGGATTGCAGAAACAGGCCATCCTCTACAAGAACAACACGGATTCTACGATCATCAGTGTCCGGTTTACCACCGGGGGCTTTTTTTGCCTCACCAAAATACCGATAACGGCTATTGATCATGTGGGCATAGAAGCAGAGGCGCTGCTGGGTCGCTCATTCAGTCACTTGTATGAAAGGATTATCAATGCTTCCGGCAGTTCGGAAATGTTTGCCCTAATTGAAAACTACTTTTTACAATACCGGATGGATCATAGTACCGAACATGAGATCGTGCGGTTTATTGATGAGAACATTGACAAGCCGATCGATTGGTTAATTCACAAGTCCGGCTACTCGCAAAAGCATGTGATTCACTTGCTTAAAAAACATGCGGGCTTTTCCCCAAAATATCTTCAACGCTTGTACCGTTTCCAGTTGGTGATCAAAGAGGTTCAAAACCAACAAAATAAGATCGATTGGTTTTCGGTTGTTCATCGCTATGGCTATTATGATCAGGCTCACCTCATCAAAGATTTCTCGCATTTCTCCGGGATCAGTCCCACCGACTATGTGAATTCCCAAGCGGCCATAGCGGAAAACAGCCTGGTGTCCGATATGATTTTAAAGCTTCCTTCCTGA
- a CDS encoding pyrroloquinoline quinone-dependent dehydrogenase, producing the protein MQKKLTSGKRSLQCFAVLALAFFCGCKPRVDQERTWAVYKADANSSNYSPLDQINVSNVSQLKSAWTFSIKDKIPGTRPSQCNPIIVDGVLYATSAGQSAYAVDAETGEKRWSFDPFNGDEGAEVNRGLTYWESGDDQRILFTANNTLFALDSHTGKPIASFGKNGKVDLRVGLRDTSENIFVTATSPGIIYKDLIIMGCRVPDVYGAQPGYIRAYHCKTGELVWTFHTIPLPGEPGYETWPKDAYKVVGGANNWSGMSLDLQRGMVFLALGSPSYDFYGTDRKGTNLYGNCVLTLDASTGKHVWHFQTVHHDLWDYDLPAPPNLVTLNRDGKAIDAVAQITKQGFVFVFNRETGEPLFPIEEKKVPASNLPGEEASPTQPFPVKPKPFARQRITEADLTNYSKANHDSLVKKFRSLRYEGLYTPPDLKGTLQLPGTRGGGEWGGAAFDPVTNFLYIKSNDAPDIQTITKGDPKLASTEHPTPKKAVSQLETIDRYASADQYLNITGYITWKDPSGNPAITPPWGTLSALNLSTGEYAWQIPLGNDDARQETGGPETGQEGKAGPVVTAGGLIFISGTDDKKLRALDKSTGKLLWKTTLPALANATACTYQVKGKQYIAISVGGTPDNPSGYIMAFALPD; encoded by the coding sequence ATGCAAAAAAAACTAACATCGGGCAAACGCAGTCTTCAATGCTTCGCGGTACTTGCGTTGGCATTTTTTTGTGGTTGTAAGCCCCGCGTTGACCAGGAGCGAACATGGGCCGTCTATAAGGCAGACGCTAACAGCTCCAACTACTCGCCACTGGATCAAATTAATGTCTCCAATGTCAGTCAACTAAAATCCGCGTGGACGTTTTCCATCAAGGATAAAATACCGGGAACCCGGCCCAGCCAGTGCAATCCAATTATTGTGGACGGTGTGTTATACGCGACATCGGCGGGTCAATCGGCTTATGCTGTGGATGCAGAAACCGGAGAGAAACGTTGGTCTTTCGATCCGTTCAACGGCGATGAGGGTGCCGAAGTAAATCGCGGCCTCACCTACTGGGAAAGCGGAGATGACCAACGCATACTATTTACAGCCAACAATACCCTGTTTGCACTGGATTCGCACACGGGCAAGCCGATCGCCTCCTTCGGAAAAAATGGAAAAGTGGATCTTCGTGTTGGCCTTCGCGATACCTCTGAAAATATTTTTGTAACCGCTACTTCCCCCGGCATCATCTACAAGGATCTTATCATTATGGGTTGCCGGGTTCCAGACGTCTATGGCGCTCAACCCGGCTACATCAGGGCATACCATTGCAAAACCGGTGAACTTGTCTGGACATTTCACACCATACCATTACCCGGCGAACCCGGTTATGAAACGTGGCCGAAAGATGCTTATAAAGTGGTGGGTGGCGCCAACAATTGGTCAGGAATGAGTCTGGACCTCCAGAGAGGCATGGTGTTTCTCGCGTTGGGTTCGCCCTCATACGATTTTTATGGTACGGACCGCAAAGGCACAAACCTCTATGGCAACTGCGTGCTGACCCTTGATGCATCCACGGGAAAACATGTGTGGCATTTTCAAACGGTGCATCACGACCTCTGGGATTACGATTTGCCTGCGCCACCAAACCTCGTGACCCTAAACCGTGATGGAAAGGCTATCGACGCTGTTGCCCAAATCACCAAACAGGGGTTTGTCTTTGTCTTCAACAGGGAAACCGGCGAGCCCTTATTTCCAATCGAGGAGAAAAAGGTGCCCGCATCAAATCTTCCCGGTGAAGAAGCATCTCCCACACAACCTTTTCCGGTCAAGCCGAAGCCTTTCGCCCGTCAGCGGATCACGGAAGCTGACTTGACGAATTATTCAAAAGCCAATCATGATTCACTGGTAAAAAAATTCAGATCACTGCGCTATGAAGGCTTGTACACCCCTCCCGATTTGAAAGGAACGCTGCAATTGCCGGGCACACGCGGTGGTGGAGAATGGGGCGGAGCAGCCTTTGATCCCGTTACTAATTTTCTATACATAAAATCAAACGATGCCCCGGACATTCAGACCATAACCAAAGGCGATCCAAAGCTTGCGTCAACCGAACATCCGACACCAAAAAAAGCGGTTAGTCAGTTGGAAACGATCGATCGATATGCAAGCGCTGACCAGTACCTTAACATCACCGGCTACATAACCTGGAAAGATCCGAGTGGCAATCCAGCCATCACGCCACCCTGGGGAACGCTAAGCGCGCTGAATTTGTCAACCGGCGAGTACGCCTGGCAGATACCGTTGGGTAACGACGATGCCCGGCAAGAGACAGGAGGACCAGAAACGGGCCAGGAAGGCAAAGCAGGTCCCGTCGTCACCGCCGGAGGCTTGATCTTCATCAGTGGAACAGATGACAAAAAGTTGCGAGCGCTTGACAAATCCACCGGCAAGCTACTTTGGAAAACAACGTTGCCCGCTTTAGCCAACGCAACGGCATGCACCTATCAAGTCAAAGGCAAGCAGTACATAGCGATCTCGGTCGGTGGGACACCCGATAATCCGTCTGGCTATATCATGGCATTTGCTTTACCCGACTAG